Within uncultured Roseibium sp., the genomic segment GCCCAAAAGGCAGCGTGCAAAATGAGTGGTCATCTGGAATCCCGAAGACTGTGTTCGAATTTGACGGGACATTAGCACAGAAAAAGATTACCGGTGGTATATGGCTGAATCGATTGTCGCGGCCTGTTGCATTTACGCACCGGTTAATGACCCGAAAGCGGCTTCAGCATTTACCGTATCGTCGGCCGGGACACGTAGCGTCTTGCAGGACGGCTGCGAGAAAGCTACATGAAGCACCAGTACGAACCCTAATTAGCGATGGACGAAGACTGATGCTGGCAATTCTCAACGTTGTTATGATGGCGCTGAACATCTACGTCTATGTGGTTATCGCCAGCGCGATTTTTTCCTGGCTCTACGCGTTCAACATCATCAATTCCAGCAATCAGTTTGTCGCAATGATCGGGCAGGTGCTCTACAATCTGACCGAACCGGTGCTTCGTCCCATCCGCCGCTTCATGCCGAATCTCGGTGGTGTCGATATCTCGCCGATCATCTTGCTGCTCGGCATCTTCCTGATTCAGAACGTCATCATTCTCTACATCGCTCCAAACGTCTATTAAGGCCTGGAGCCTGATCGGTGTCCGCAGGCCATCCCTGGCGGCCATCCGGTGATGGTCTTCTGGTGGATGTCCGTCTGACACCGAAATCGTC encodes:
- a CDS encoding YggT family protein, yielding MLAILNVVMMALNIYVYVVIASAIFSWLYAFNIINSSNQFVAMIGQVLYNLTEPVLRPIRRFMPNLGGVDISPIILLLGIFLIQNVIILYIAPNVY